ttCTAATGTCTATAAATTTTctaatgatgatatttccTATTCATTTGGTATTTATCATGTGTTTATATCGATAAAATGTCGATCCGTGTCTCTCACAATCTTCATTGACTGttgtatatttttttttctttgtccgcccaaaaaaaaaaaatgaatgaatgaGGGGTGCCCCTGAAGTTAAAAAGGCCTATCAACCATCTTAGACTTCCGCCATGGTCAACAATCTAACTATTAACTACAACAGCAAAGAACATGTCGCAATCAAAATCGCAACGTAAGAAAATCGCCGTGGTTACGGGCGCCTCAGCCGGTATAGGGTGCGAGATAACGAAGGAATTAGCCAGAAATGGATATATGGTCTATGCATGTGCGAGGAGACTGGAACCAATGGAACAGTTAACCTTTCAATTTGGTAGCGACAGTGTCAAACCATACAAATTGGATATCTCTAAACCAGAAGAAATTGTGACCTTTGCAGGTTTTTTGAGAACTACATTGCCTGATGGCAAATTGGATTTATTGTACAACAATGCCGGTCAGAGTTGTACTTTCGCCGCAATGGATGCCACTGATGCTGTAATCGAGCAATGTTTCAAGGTCAACGTGTTTGGACACGTCAATATGTGTCGTGAACTGTCGCAATTCCTTGTTAATTCGAGAGGAACTATTGTTTTTACTGGTTCTCTGGCGGGAGTGGTGTCATTCCCCTTTGGCAGTATATACTCTGCCTCTAAAGCGGCAATCCACCAATACGCTCGCGGTTTACACCTGGAAATGAAGCCATTCGGTGTGAGAGTCATCAACGCCATCACTGGTGGTGTGGCTACTGACATTGCAGACAAGAGGCCATTGCCTGAAAACTCAATATACAATTTCCCTGAGGGCAGAGACGCTTtcaattcaagaaagacCATGG
The nucleotide sequence above comes from Saccharomyces kudriavzevii IFO 1802 strain IFO1802 genome assembly, chromosome: 9. Encoded proteins:
- the AYR1 gene encoding acylglycerone-phosphate reductase (similar to Saccharomyces cerevisiae AYR1 (YIL124W); ancestral locus Anc_2.238), which codes for MSQSKSQRKKIAVVTGASAGIGCEITKELARNGYMVYACARRLEPMEQLTFQFGSDSVKPYKLDISKPEEIVTFAGFLRTTLPDGKLDLLYNNAGQSCTFAAMDATDAVIEQCFKVNVFGHVNMCRELSQFLVNSRGTIVFTGSLAGVVSFPFGSIYSASKAAIHQYARGLHLEMKPFGVRVINAITGGVATDIADKRPLPENSIYNFPEGRDAFNSRKTMAKDNKPMPAEAYAKQLVQDILSSRDPVDVYRGTFATIMRFVMILVPYWLLEKGLSRKFKLDKVNSALKLKQKNKGD